Genomic window (Planococcus sp. MSAK28401):
CGCTCATCTTTATTGGACGGCTGCCAAGGGGCAATGATCTTCGCCCACGTGCCGTCGATTTCTTCTATTAAAACAGGCTCCCCGTAAAGCAGCTGCGTTTGAAGGCGGTTGCTTACAGTGAGGTCCTTGGTTTCCTTTTGGTTCATCGCTTCACGCCATTTATTGATGTCCGGCGTATCAGCGACGCCGTGTGCATCCACTTCCCTCACTTTATCAGGATGGGTCCAGACGCTTGTCACCGGAACGCGGCAAACCCAAGTCGTCGATTCTGTCTGTGCCATGTTATCCTCTCCGTTCACGTAAAGTTTCCAGGAACCGCTGCCGATCGATGCCAAGCCCCGGCTCATCTGAAAAGTGGATAGTCTTGCCGCTGTACTGGATGCCGCCTGGCAATAAATCCTCTTTCAGCATGAGCGGCGCATCAAAATCGAAGCGTGTAATATTCGGCTGGCTCGCCGCGAAATGGGCAGCCGCAGACAGGCCGAGTTTCGTTTCGATCATGCTCCCGGTCATGCACGGCACACCGAAAGTTTCTGCAAGCGCATTGATTTTTAATGCATGGTGGATGCCGCCTGCTTTCATCAATTTGATATTGATCAAGTCTGCTGCGCGCAATTCCAAAACACGTTTCGCATCAATTGGCGAGAAAACACTCTCGTCTGCCATGATTGGTGTCAGGGTGTGGTCGGTGACATATTTTAAGCCTTCGATATCATGGGCTGGTACCGGCTGCTCGATCAATTCGATATTGAATCCGGCGTCTTCCATCTGATTGATGATGCGCACCGCCGATTTCGGGTCCCATCCTTGATTGGCGTCTAAACGCAGTGTGACTGTATTCCCGACACGCTCCCGGATGGCCTGGATTCGCTTCAGGTCCTGTTCAGGGGTATCGATGCCGACTTTCACTTTCAGAACCGTAAATCCTTGCTGTTCATAGTCTGCTGCATCTTGTGCCATTTCTTCGGGAGCATTGACCGAAACCGTGTAATCGGTCTCGATCGATTCGCGGTAGCCGCCGAGAAACTGTGTCAAGGGCATGCCGGCTTGTTGGGAAATTAAATCATAGAGCGCCATATCAACCGCCGCTTTGGCACTGGTGTTGCCGACGAGCGTCTTGTGAAGCTTCTCGAAAAGCTGTTCCCGGCGCCTCACGTCCATCCCGATTAACCCCGCCCCAATCAAGTGGACAGCGCGTTCGATGCTATCCAAAGTATCACCCGTAATGACATGGGTCGGCGGCGCTTCCCCGAAACCAGAGCGGCCGTCTTGTGTCGTCACATGGACGATGACCGCTTCAGCCGCTTCCACGGTCCGGAGCGCTGTTTTGAACGGCTTTTTTAAAGGAACGGCTATGCGATAAGTCTCGATAGCCGCTAAAACCGGCATATCATTCGACCCCCGGCAGAATGGTCAAAGTTTTCGCGTTGGCATCAAGACGGGCTTTTACGCCGAGTGGCACGGAGAAATTCGGTTCGCAATGGCCGATCTTAAAGCCTTTGACGACCGGCACGTCCAGCTCTTTGAAATAATCATCTAGCACTTGTGCGAGTGTCCAGGATTGTTCCGGCTTTTTCGGCTCAGCGTTTTTGAAATCGCCGATGACAATTCCGGCTACTTGCTCGAACTTACGGGCTTGCTTCAGCTGATTGAGCATTTCATCCACTTGATACGGTTCTTCGCCCGTGTCTTCAATCAACAAGATCTTGTCTTTCGTGTCGATTTCAAACTTTGTCCCAAGCGTCCCGCGAATCAAGGATAGGTTGCCCCCTACTAGTTCGCCGTCTGCCATGCCGCTCGCTAAAGTTTCAAGCTCGGAGATGGTTTCGTCGTAATGCAATTCGAACGGCTGGAACATCTGGCCGAACATGCGGCCGCTGCGCTCATGGAATTCCGGCTTTCCGACGTCTGATGCCAACATCGGCCCGTGGAACGTTACCAATTCTGCATACATTCCAATTGCATTATGCAAAAATGTCACATCCGAGTAGCCCCAGAAAATCTTCGGGTTTTCTTTGATCATCGCGTAATCGATCCGGTCCGCATAACGGGCAGCGCCGTATCCTCCGCCAGCGCAAATGATGCCTTTCACTTCCGGGTCTTCGAACATTGCATGC
Coding sequences:
- a CDS encoding S66 peptidase family protein — encoded protein: MRTMPKRLQKGDTVGIISPSSPPNLENLKKALPFLEELGLKVKMGKSVEAKNGYLAGTDDERLADLHAMFEDPEVKGIICAGGGYGAARYADRIDYAMIKENPKIFWGYSDVTFLHNAIGMYAELVTFHGPMLASDVGKPEFHERSGRMFGQMFQPFELHYDETISELETLASGMADGELVGGNLSLIRGTLGTKFEIDTKDKILLIEDTGEEPYQVDEMLNQLKQARKFEQVAGIVIGDFKNAEPKKPEQSWTLAQVLDDYFKELDVPVVKGFKIGHCEPNFSVPLGVKARLDANAKTLTILPGVE
- a CDS encoding dipeptide epimerase, with the protein product MPVLAAIETYRIAVPLKKPFKTALRTVEAAEAVIVHVTTQDGRSGFGEAPPTHVITGDTLDSIERAVHLIGAGLIGMDVRRREQLFEKLHKTLVGNTSAKAAVDMALYDLISQQAGMPLTQFLGGYRESIETDYTVSVNAPEEMAQDAADYEQQGFTVLKVKVGIDTPEQDLKRIQAIRERVGNTVTLRLDANQGWDPKSAVRIINQMEDAGFNIELIEQPVPAHDIEGLKYVTDHTLTPIMADESVFSPIDAKRVLELRAADLINIKLMKAGGIHHALKINALAETFGVPCMTGSMIETKLGLSAAAHFAASQPNITRFDFDAPLMLKEDLLPGGIQYSGKTIHFSDEPGLGIDRQRFLETLRERRG